Below is a genomic region from Chitinivibrio alkaliphilus ACht1.
CACCAATTTTTTCAAGATCTTGATACGCGGGGCATATTTAACGCCATGCTTACCGATGGAGATCGTTTTTTTACGTACTGCTCTAAGAGTTTGTACTGGATTACGCGTCGTGCCCCCTTTGGCCAGGCAAAACTGGTTGATCGTGATATGATGGTTGATTTCTCTAGGGAGACGACTCCTCGCGATGTGGTAACTCTTATCGCCACTGAACCGCTTACAGAAGATGAGGCGTGGACTGCCATGCAACCGGGAGAGCTGATTCTTTGGAAAAACGGTGAGATTGTATGGCGAGGCGTATGATTACGCATCATCAGGGTGCGTATGCCGCCATGCCCGAGCGTATTGACGTATCCATAAGAAGGCTGCTGTATTAAGGTCCACTGTCTTGTTTTGAAAACGAGACAGAAAAAGCTGATACTTTTTTATTTCTGTTAATTGCGCCATATTATCCATAATTCCCCCTATAAAAACATCCCTGTTTTTTTATATATATATCGGCAATTATGTATTTTGCCTTGAGTAAAAGTAATGAACGAGGGGCGTATGTTTTTTTGTACCTATCAACGTGGAGGTGCTCAGGAGGATGAGTATGCCTTTTCCGGTGCGATTGATGCAGACTCTTTTTCTGCCCTTTTTTCAGGCCTTGACTGGCGTGAGGAGCATGAGAAGTGGCGGAGGAATACCTCTGGATCAGAGCCAACGGTGTCAGTTGTGAACAGAGAGAAAAAATCTCTTCTCTGGGTTTCATGTCTTCCCGATTCTGCAGATGTCTTTCTTCTTGGGTTGGTTCGTACGCTCCCGCGGCGTTTTGGGAGAATACTTCCCCTTAGCACACGAACCAAGAAGAAAAAATAACCGTTATTACCGATGATGCAGGGGTTGTACAAGATTGCTTTTCTGCCTTTTTCCGGGAAGAAGAAACCTATGTCTATGCACGATTATTTCAGCTTCCCCGGGCGGTTTCTTCATAAGTATGCAAACAGTTTTAGGAGTACCAATGGTGTCAGTTCAACGTGTTATTATTTATAGTGTGGGACTCTTAGGAGGTTCCTTGGGTGCGGCCTTAAAGCAGAGTGGGTTTTCCGGTGAAATTATTGGGGTTTCCTCTCCACGAGGGCAAGATACTGCTCTGAAAGCAGGAGTAATTGACCGGGCTGTGGGCTATGAGAGTCTCCCCACTTTATTGCAGGAAAATGACCTGCTCTTTCTTTGTTCACCCATTACAGGAATTATTGCTGCCTTGGAACAACTGGGACAGATTGATCTTCCACGGGGAGTGATTATAAGCGATGTGGGGAGCACGAAGTCAACCATTGTTTCAACGGCCAGAACGGTACTGCCTTCGCATGTAACCTTTGTGGGGGGCCATCCCATGACCGGCTCAGAAAAATCGGGGCCGCTTCACTCGGATCCTCTCCTTTTTGAAAATGCCCTCTATGTTCTTACTCCTGAAACTCCCCAGGAAGAAGAAATTTCGGATTTCCTCGAGGTGTTTTTGCGCACACATACGGGAGCGCAAATATCTCGTTTTTCCCCGAAAACGCATGATACAATTGCGGCTACAATCAGTCATGTGCCCCATATTATTGCTGTTGGATTGGTTGATCTGGCCAGAAAAATAAACTATGAAGTTCCGGGGACACTCTCCCTTGCTGCGGGAGGATTTAAATCTGTGACGCGCATTGCCTCTTCTCCCTATGCGATGTGGCGTGATATTTTTGCTACCAATAAACGCGCCGTATGTCGCATCCTCTCACAATATTGCGGCATTCTTGAAGAGATGCGATTGGAGCTCATGGATGACGCCTTGGAAGATCGGTTTACCACGGCTAAGGATGTACGGGCTCGCCTGCGGGGTGATCGGAAAGGTTTTGCTGCTCCCTTGCATGAGATTCAGGTTGTGGCCGCTGATGAGCCGGGGTTTCTTGCGCGTATGACCCAGGTAATATCTGCAGCACATATCAATATTCGTGATATTGAACTTTTAAAGGTGCGTGAGGGGGAAGCAGGAACGTTTATGCTTGCCTTTGAATCTTCCCGTGAAGCACACCGGGCGGTGGCGGCGCTGCGGGAGGCGTCTTTTTCTGCACGGTGCGTCGGAGAGTAGGCCTATGAAAACAATTGGCATTGTACTTTTTAAGAAAAATCATGATTCCAAAAAAATTTTACAGCGCCTTGCTGCGTGGGCTGCAACGGGGGGAGTGCAGCTTGTTCTGCATCATGAAGCGCCCGTGGACAGTACTGTTCATACCGGGTTTCCCATGGCATCATCGGAAGAAGAGTTTTTAAACGCGGTTGAGATGGTTATTTCCGTTGGGGGAGATGGGACCTTTCTTACGGCGGCTCATATCGTGAAATTTACGCACATTCCTCTCATGGGGATTAACCTGGGGCATCTTGGTTTTTTGGCAAATATTGAGATGTTTGAAGTTGAGAGATGTCTTGATCAGGTTGTTCGCCGTGAATATACCACGGTTGAACGTATGGTTCTTGATGTGCAGGTGTATCGAGCGGGAGAACGAATCCATTCTATGTATGCTTTAAATGATACCTATATTAATCGCATTGTGCCTCGTATGATCTCTGTTTCTCTGTGGTATAACGATTCATATATTACCGATTACGTCGCCGATGGGCTTATTATAGCTACTCCCGGAGGGTCTACGGCATACTCTCTTTCTGCAGGTGGGCCCATTGTAGATCCCTCCCTTAAGGCCTATCTTATTACACCAATCTGTCCGCACTCATTGAATGAACGGCCCATTGTTCTTTCTGCACGGCGGCAGCTCCGTCTTCAGGTAAACTCTAAAAATCCTGGTATGATTTTTAGTGCAGATGGTATTTCCTCGGTTGAACTGCGCGCAAAGGATGAGATGTATATTTCATACAGCGGGAAGTGTGCACGTCTCATGGAATTTCGGCAGCACTCCTATTTTGATACATTAAAAAATAAGTTGAACTGGAGTGGTTCCGGTACAAAGGAGGAGTAATGTTACGTTCTTTACAGGTGAAAAATCTTGCCCTGATACAGAATATTTCCATAGAGCTTACGGGTGGGTTTTCTGTATTCACCGGTGAAACGGGGGCAGGAAAATCTATTCTCATGGGCGCCATAGACCTCCTTCTTGGGGGACGGGCTTCGTCAACAAGTGTTCGTAGTGGTGAAGAAAAAGCGGAGGTAACCGGGGTGTTTTTTCTTCCCCAGGCTTCCCGTGATATTGGTGTTCTCCTCGAACGTGAAGAGATCCCCTTAGATGAGGGTGAACTCTTGATCCGCCGTATTATTCGCAAGAATGGGAGAAACCGAGTTTTGATAAATGCTGTGGAAGTTCCCCTGCATACATTGAAACAGCTCGGGAATCTTCTCTTTGATCTCCATGGGCAGCATGATCATCAAGCCCTTCTTGCGGAAGATGCGGCGGTACGTATAATTGACCGTTTTTCACGGGTGGTTCCTTGTACACAGACCTATGCCACTGCGTGGAAAGAGTATTCCCGCGCACGCGCCGCCGTGGATGAACATCGGCGTACCATTGCGCTGTTGGAAGAGAAAAAGGAGTTTCTCCAGTTTAAATATGAAGAAATTGAGAAATTGTCCTTGCAGGATGGAGAGCTTGATGCCCTGAAAGATGAGTACCAACGTGTATCTTCTGTTCATGAGCGCAGTGCTGCGGCTGGACGAATTGAAAAAATTATCAGTGATAGCCCCGATGGGCAGGGAATCAGCAGTTTAATTGGTGAGCTGGAACATGCCATGCGTGATTTATGTCGATATGATGCATCTTTTTCCCAATGGCTGGATTCTATTGGCGATACGCTTTCGGTGTATAATGATCTGAGCGCAACAATCTCTTCATATGTCCATGATATTCATGATGATTGCAGCCCATACCGCACAGACGAGCTGAACAGCAGAATCAGTGCAATTCAACGATTGATGAAGAAGCATAAATGCGATTATCCCGGGCTTTTAGAAAAGCGCCATGCCTTGGCCGAAGAACTTGCATCCATTGAGAACGCGCAGTCTGATGAAACTGAATTGAAAAAGGCCCTTGAGAAAAGTCGTGCTGTCCTGTGCCAGCATGGAAAAACCTTAGATGCCGCTCGACGTGCCACTTCGACAGAGCTTGATGCCGGTATTACCGAAAAAATGGCTTTTCTGGGTTTTGCTGGCGGAGCGTTTAAGACTGTGTTTACCACTCATGAGCATCCACAGGAGACGGGAATTGCCACGCCCCGCTTTCTCGTTCGTACCAATAAGGGAGAACCCTTTACGGAGCTGTCTCATACAGCTTCGGGTGGTGAGATATCCCGAATTATGCTTGCCATAAAGAGTATTTTAGCAGAGGATGACCCCGTCCCTATTCTTGTATTTGATGAAATAGACACGGGAGTTGGTGGTAAAATAGCCGTGGGGATTGGACGGGAAATGCGAAGTCTTTCGCGCTCTCATCAGCTGTTTGTAATCTCTCATCTTCAGCAAATTGCAGTGCAGGCAGATTCACATTACTCCGTATATAAACGGGAACAGGACGGGCGCATAATCACGGAAATTACTCGTCTTTCCCCAGAGGGGCGGGTAGAAGAAGTGGCACGAATGCTTGGGGATGATCATTCAGCGCAATCCTTGGAGCATGCCCGCACCCTTCTTGCAGCAGCAGAATCAGCCTAAGAGATCGCCGTAGAGAGCTGCCGTTTCACGACCAACCTGTTCCCAGGTAAACCGAGAAAGTATGGTGTCTGCCATGGATGCTTTGGGAGAACGAAGAGCTTGTTCGATTGCTGTTCTGATACTTCGAATGCTTCGTGGATTACAGTAATATGCCCCTTCGCCGAAGTAGTATCGTGTTCCTCCATAGGGGGTGGTGACAATTGTTGCTCCTGTACTTGCTGCCTCCAGAGAAGCAATCCCCGGTGTTTCTAAGGCAGAGGGAAGGGCAAATACCCGTGCTGCTGCATAGGCAGAGGCAAGGAGTGGATCTGAGTTATCCAGAGGACCAAGTAGATTGATATGAGGAGCATTTTGAGCTATTTCCTGACACGCTTTCCCGTAGGCATTATGGTAGATAGGGCCAATAATATAGACGGGGTGTGAAAGCGGAGCTACCGCCTTAAGTAGATTAAGCATATTTTTTCGTACATATCCGATATTTCCAACGGAAAGAATGGGTTCAATCATGCCATATTTTTGTTGAAACAGCTCTGGGGTAGCATGAGAGAAATGGGGAGATACACCATTGGGAACAATACGTATTCGTTCGTGTGATATGGCACATATCTTTGCAATAAGGCGTGCTTCTTCATCGGTATTGGGAAGAATTGCATCTGCCATGCGGCAAATCTCTTTCAGGAAGAAGAAGGAGCTTACAACCCCAGAGGAGATCTTCTGAATGAGACGGGTACCGAGCAGTTCTGCCTGAATAAGCCAGGCAGGATGAAGAGAAAAAAAGACCGGTGATACCACGAGGGGAATATTTCGGGAGCGTACAAAAAGAGCCATATCGTAGGTTTCACGATTGGCACAGAAAATATGTACTGCCGAGATGCTTTCCCAATCATACTGCTTCCAGGGGTTGTAGGGTTCTACGGAATATTCCGAGGTAGAAAGGGCCGCTACGGTTTCTCGGGCTTGATGGTACAATCCACCTCCCACTGCACCTGATACAACAGGAAGCACAGCTAGAATTTTCTTCATTTTTCTCTCCAGAATAGTCGGTTGATACACATGTTTTTTATGTGACGTGGCGAAAGTCGATTAAGTTTTTGTATGTGTGTTGCTTCGTAGATGATTTTTTCTGTTTCAGGCAGAGATGTGTTTCTATAAAGGGGGATCCAGGAGTCATTTGTCTCCAGCTCTCGTTCATGGTAGGTAATACGGAGAGGAAGATGTTCCGGGTTATGTATTCCCTCGTTATATACCTGTATTGTTCCGTCATGGCGTTTCTGTAAAAAAGAAAAGTAGTCTCCATAGGTGATACTTTGAGCACCTTGTTTTTCTGCATAGGTGAGGATGTCTCGTAAAAGCCCTTCTTTTCCATTTCCCGGATGTGCGTAGAGACTTATGGGTCTTTTTTGGGCACGGGCTGTTTCAATGACCTGCATGAAATAGTTGTAGATGCACGTATCGGAGACGCGGAGATGACGAAAGCTTCCCATGCAGATAGGGTGGATGGGAAGCTGGGGAAGAAAGGAGGGAAAAAAGGCTGGAGCTGCATCATAAAGTAGGGAGAAGTCAGAGCCGTATTGAACACCTTGAGTGCGCAGGTATCGGTCCAGTTTGGGAGAGTGTATCCCGTACGGGGCGGCATATCCCTGTGGGTAGTAGCCACTACGGCGAAGTAGACGGAGTGCTTCGCCATGTTCCTGAGGGGTGGGGCGAGAGCGGTGGTGATGACAGTGAAGCCCGACTTCATCGTGAGGGCTGGCTGAAAATAGTGAGAGGAACTGTTGTTGTGACGCCGTATGTACAAACCATGTGGTCGCCAGGGAGGGGGCTATTTTTTGCCACTTTTGAATATCTTCCGCAGAAGAGTAGTCGGCGTCCATACGAAACAAAAGGGGGGGGCAGTTTTGTGGATAGAGGCTCTTTTCTATGCAAGGAGTGCCATGGATATTCCAGAGGGTTGTTAGGGCAGTACGGAATGCCCGGGCCAATACGCCCTTACTCACGAGAGACACTTCCTCTGCGGGGAGTTTTTTCTGGGGAATGGGGAATGCTTTTCGCCATACACGTCTATCCAGGAAAAGGGTGGGGGGAATGCCCCAGAAGGCGTACGAACCCTTTCCTGACCGAGTGTGCCAGAAGAATTGCCCGTCAATTTTTCCTACCATGGCAAATAGGTCAAGTTGTTCCTGCATGGCTGCAGTGGTGTGCACAAGGGGTGAACAGGCAAGGCGTCTTCGAATTGTTTTGCCTACTCGTCCATATTTTCCATGAGTAGCACAACAGATAAGGATTCCTCCCTGCTTTACATAGGAATGCAAGGCCGTATCTATGTCTGTACTTGGATGTATAAGAGCCTGGTATCTTTCATAGGGGGGAGATGCCGTAGCGTGAATCAATCCAAGGGAGTCAAGGAGTGGGGCAAGACCGCGGGGGTAGGTCGTAACCCCCACGGGTATTACGGGAGCACTTCCTGAATGCGTGTACACAGGTCCTCCTCATCAGTGAAAAGAATGTCTTCATTTGATATTTGGTGGGCCATGGGCAAGTCTGCCCTGACAAGGCATGGACGTTGATAGCTTTTTGCGAGAATAAAGGAGCCGGAAGAAAGAATTTTGGAAAAATTAAAGAGAATGTAATCTGCACTTGAAAACAGTATTTGCTCTTCCTCGGAGCTAATAAATCGTGGAATTATGGTTGTATTACCCCCCCTTTCTGCGATACTGCAAAGGGTTCTATAATAGGCGGGGTCTTTTACCTTACCTGCAATAATGAGATGAACAAATCTGTGGTTTTGCAGGCATGAAACTACGGGGAGTATGCCTTTGTAGGGTGCAATATAGCCATACATAAGTATGAGGAGTTTTCCCCTTGGTATGGGTGATGTAAGGAGAGACGTAAGCAGATGCCGGGCTGTTTCCTGGGCAAGTGGCTCTACGGGATATGCAGGATGGGGACAGAGTGCTATGTGTGAAGAAGGTATAGAAAACAGGTGCGACACCTCTTTTCGTGCCTCCTCTGTATGCACAACAAGGCGGGAAACTCTGTGTGCCGCATACTTCCTGAGCAAATAGTTTGCCCTGCGATATTTTCCTTCATGGGGTTCACTGTTATGTACCGTCCAGATTATTTTTCCTCCCCGGTGTACAAAAAGGATAAGCGGAAGTACCTTAATGCAAAGCTTTATCAGCCCTGTAAGAGAGGCAAAAGAGAGCCAATGATAGTGCATAATGGTGGTTTGAGGAGAGCAGAGGTAACGCGGAAAGAGTGGGTTTGCACTGTATACGGGCAGGGTGGTTTGAGCATAGAGTAGAGAAAGATAGGGGTTATGACGACTTGATTTTTCTATGTGTGGATACACATATACTTTTTCCACCGCTGGAAGAACCGAACGAAAGATTCTTTCCATTGTTTCCTCCTGTGGTTTCACAAGACAAGATATAACCAAAAGGGGATGGTAAAAATAGAAAGTGCCGTAGAGAGTACCAGATACGAGGCAATGAAGTCTCGTTCAACTCCCAGACGGTCTGAGATAATATAATTTGCAACGGCTCCGGGAACCGCATTCAGCAGAATGAGTATCACGTATGTGTCGTGGGACAGGTCGGGAAAGAAGGCGGGGACGGTTAAAAACAGAACCAGGGGAGCTCCCACAAGCTTTGCTCCCACTGCAAGGGCAAGGAGGCCTTTTTCAGAAGTGATTTCTTCAATTTTTAGATTACTCCCTACTAAAATAAGGGCAAGGGGAAGGCCAAGCGACCCAAGAAGGTCGGCCGAAGCTATCAGTATCGCAAAGAGTTCGGAAAAAACACGGGGAATAGTGAGAGCAGCGGTGAGGCTGGGGCGTATCCACGCCAGAAAAGAGCTTATCACAAGGGTGATAATCACGGGGTTGAAAAATGTTTTCACCGCCTCAGCTTTCATTTCCTCTGCTGATTCCTCCGTATGGGTGTGTTGGGATCGATATATGAGGAGCATGGCTGAAAGAATATAGAATGGTACGGTAAATCCATTGATAACAGCGGCAGTTGCCAACCCCGTGGATGCTCCTACGGCATTTATGGCGAGGGGGAACCCCATATAGCCGTTATTGCCCCAATATGAGCTATAGGTGAGGGCTGCTTGTTTTGTCGGTGTAGCCCGAATTATACGGCCACAGATGTATATCATTGGTCCGAGAATTAGTATGGGAAGAGTAGCAAGAAAAAAGAGCTCCCATGAGAACAGGTCACTGCTGTCGGTTTTCATAAAGGAGGAGAAGATGAGGGCAGGAAGAGCAATATAGTACGTGAGTTTTCCCATGCCTGCTTTTGCCGTACTGGAAATAAACTCTTTTCTGAAAAGGGCGTATCCCACGAGAGCAATTGAAAATACTGGGACGGTAATTTGGGCTATTTCATATACTCGTTGGATAAACATTATTCCTCCACGGTATAAAAATAGCTTATGATTAACTTAAGAAGAGGATGAACTGGGAGGATAAAACCTTTTTTTCAAGAGCTCACGGACCTCCGGATAAAAGCGAGGCGTAAACCACTCCTTGTTTTCAATCCCCTGTCCTGTTTCTAATTTGAGTTCCGTAAAGAGGCGATGAATATAGGGGTACCATTCCAGTTTTACGGGGCTTTGCCAGTGC
It encodes:
- a CDS encoding prephenate dehydrogenase/arogenate dehydrogenase family protein is translated as MVSVQRVIIYSVGLLGGSLGAALKQSGFSGEIIGVSSPRGQDTALKAGVIDRAVGYESLPTLLQENDLLFLCSPITGIIAALEQLGQIDLPRGVIISDVGSTKSTIVSTARTVLPSHVTFVGGHPMTGSEKSGPLHSDPLLFENALYVLTPETPQEEEISDFLEVFLRTHTGAQISRFSPKTHDTIAATISHVPHIIAVGLVDLARKINYEVPGTLSLAAGGFKSVTRIASSPYAMWRDIFATNKRAVCRILSQYCGILEEMRLELMDDALEDRFTTAKDVRARLRGDRKGFAAPLHEIQVVAADEPGFLARMTQVISAAHINIRDIELLKVREGEAGTFMLAFESSREAHRAVAALREASFSARCVGE
- a CDS encoding glycosyltransferase family 4 protein yields the protein MKKILAVLPVVSGAVGGGLYHQARETVAALSTSEYSVEPYNPWKQYDWESISAVHIFCANRETYDMALFVRSRNIPLVVSPVFFSLHPAWLIQAELLGTRLIQKISSGVVSSFFFLKEICRMADAILPNTDEEARLIAKICAISHERIRIVPNGVSPHFSHATPELFQQKYGMIEPILSVGNIGYVRKNMLNLLKAVAPLSHPVYIIGPIYHNAYGKACQEIAQNAPHINLLGPLDNSDPLLASAYAAARVFALPSALETPGIASLEAASTGATIVTTPYGGTRYYFGEGAYYCNPRSIRSIRTAIEQALRSPKASMADTILSRFTWEQVGRETAALYGDLLG
- a CDS encoding glycosyltransferase GT1 family, yielding MERIFRSVLPAVEKVYVYPHIEKSSRHNPYLSLLYAQTTLPVYSANPLFPRYLCSPQTTIMHYHWLSFASLTGLIKLCIKVLPLILFVHRGGKIIWTVHNSEPHEGKYRRANYLLRKYAAHRVSRLVVHTEEARKEVSHLFSIPSSHIALCPHPAYPVEPLAQETARHLLTSLLTSPIPRGKLLILMYGYIAPYKGILPVVSCLQNHRFVHLIIAGKVKDPAYYRTLCSIAERGGNTTIIPRFISSEEEQILFSSADYILFNFSKILSSGSFILAKSYQRPCLVRADLPMAHQISNEDILFTDEEDLCTRIQEVLP
- the recN gene encoding DNA repair protein RecN, which codes for MLRSLQVKNLALIQNISIELTGGFSVFTGETGAGKSILMGAIDLLLGGRASSTSVRSGEEKAEVTGVFFLPQASRDIGVLLEREEIPLDEGELLIRRIIRKNGRNRVLINAVEVPLHTLKQLGNLLFDLHGQHDHQALLAEDAAVRIIDRFSRVVPCTQTYATAWKEYSRARAAVDEHRRTIALLEEKKEFLQFKYEEIEKLSLQDGELDALKDEYQRVSSVHERSAAAGRIEKIISDSPDGQGISSLIGELEHAMRDLCRYDASFSQWLDSIGDTLSVYNDLSATISSYVHDIHDDCSPYRTDELNSRISAIQRLMKKHKCDYPGLLEKRHALAEELASIENAQSDETELKKALEKSRAVLCQHGKTLDAARRATSTELDAGITEKMAFLGFAGGAFKTVFTTHEHPQETGIATPRFLVRTNKGEPFTELSHTASGGEISRIMLAIKSILAEDDPVPILVFDEIDTGVGGKIAVGIGREMRSLSRSHQLFVISHLQQIAVQADSHYSVYKREQDGRIITEITRLSPEGRVEEVARMLGDDHSAQSLEHARTLLAAAESA
- a CDS encoding AEC family transporter — its product is MFIQRVYEIAQITVPVFSIALVGYALFRKEFISSTAKAGMGKLTYYIALPALIFSSFMKTDSSDLFSWELFFLATLPILILGPMIYICGRIIRATPTKQAALTYSSYWGNNGYMGFPLAINAVGASTGLATAAVINGFTVPFYILSAMLLIYRSQHTHTEESAEEMKAEAVKTFFNPVIITLVISSFLAWIRPSLTAALTIPRVFSELFAILIASADLLGSLGLPLALILVGSNLKIEEITSEKGLLALAVGAKLVGAPLVLFLTVPAFFPDLSHDTYVILILLNAVPGAVANYIISDRLGVERDFIASYLVLSTALSIFTIPFWLYLVL
- a CDS encoding NAD(+)/NADH kinase is translated as MKTIGIVLFKKNHDSKKILQRLAAWAATGGVQLVLHHEAPVDSTVHTGFPMASSEEEFLNAVEMVISVGGDGTFLTAAHIVKFTHIPLMGINLGHLGFLANIEMFEVERCLDQVVRREYTTVERMVLDVQVYRAGERIHSMYALNDTYINRIVPRMISVSLWYNDSYITDYVADGLIIATPGGSTAYSLSAGGPIVDPSLKAYLITPICPHSLNERPIVLSARRQLRLQVNSKNPGMIFSADGISSVELRAKDEMYISYSGKCARLMEFRQHSYFDTLKNKLNWSGSGTKEE